One Microlunatus soli genomic window carries:
- a CDS encoding aldose epimerase family protein — protein sequence MSSVNHVPDANALPVDHDLDDHDQPAPTDGPTAHTRRGISRRSVMAGVGAVGLGTAAAIADHAPARADGRDGIPTRSGLNRGRLTISSEPFGTTTDGDPVERYTFGSAHGVLIKMLTYGATLQSIELPDRFGRRRSIILGLPTLADYQDHSPYFGATIGRYGNRIAAGKFSIDGVDYQIPTNDGDNALHGGPTGFDKQVWKATPVQEADRVGVEFALVSPDGDMGFPGTLRTTVRYTLDRLARLTIDYRATTDKPTIINLTNHAYFNLAGEGEGTVEDQLLQVNADRYTPVGKGSIPLGPLDPVRDTPFDFRRPKPIGRDLRQDDDQLLLTQGYDHNWALNDYRPGQLRPVVAAYHPGSGRWLRCATDQPGVQIYSGNFLNGTFTGLTGAIYRQGDAFTLETQHYPDSPNQPDYPSTVLRPDQTYRTTTVFSFGVA from the coding sequence ATGTCCAGCGTGAACCACGTGCCCGATGCCAACGCCCTCCCTGTTGATCATGACCTGGATGATCATGATCAACCGGCGCCGACGGACGGACCGACGGCGCACACCCGGCGCGGGATCAGCAGACGTTCGGTGATGGCCGGCGTCGGTGCCGTCGGGCTCGGGACAGCCGCCGCGATAGCCGATCACGCGCCCGCGCGCGCCGATGGCCGCGACGGTATCCCGACCAGGTCCGGGTTGAACCGCGGCCGGCTGACGATCAGCTCCGAACCGTTCGGCACCACCACCGACGGCGATCCGGTCGAGCGATACACCTTCGGATCCGCGCACGGCGTGTTGATCAAGATGCTGACCTACGGCGCCACCTTGCAGTCGATCGAGCTGCCGGATCGGTTCGGGCGCCGCCGCAGCATCATCCTCGGCCTGCCCACCCTGGCCGACTACCAGGACCACAGCCCGTACTTCGGTGCGACGATCGGCCGCTACGGCAATCGCATCGCGGCCGGCAAGTTCAGCATCGACGGGGTCGACTACCAGATCCCGACCAACGACGGCGACAACGCGCTGCACGGCGGTCCGACCGGATTCGACAAGCAGGTCTGGAAAGCCACGCCGGTGCAGGAAGCCGATCGCGTCGGTGTCGAGTTCGCGCTGGTCAGTCCGGACGGCGACATGGGATTCCCCGGCACGTTGCGGACCACCGTGCGCTACACACTTGATCGACTCGCTCGGTTGACGATCGACTACCGGGCGACCACCGACAAGCCGACGATCATCAACCTGACCAACCACGCCTACTTCAATCTGGCCGGCGAGGGAGAAGGAACGGTCGAAGATCAACTTCTGCAGGTGAACGCGGATCGCTACACGCCAGTGGGCAAAGGGTCGATCCCGCTCGGACCGCTGGATCCGGTGCGCGACACGCCGTTCGACTTCCGTCGGCCCAAGCCGATCGGCCGAGACCTGCGGCAGGACGATGATCAACTCCTGCTGACCCAGGGCTATGACCACAACTGGGCGTTGAACGACTATCGGCCGGGGCAGCTGCGCCCCGTGGTGGCCGCCTACCATCCCGGGTCCGGACGCTGGCTGCGTTGTGCGACCGATCAGCCGGGCGTGCAGATCTATTCCGGCAACTTCCTGAACGGGACCTTCACCGGTCTGACCGGGGCGATCTATCGCCAAGGCGATGCCTTCACCCTGGAAACCCAGCACTATCCGGACTCCCCCAACCAGCCCGACTACCCGTCGACCGTGCTGCGTCCCGACCAGACCTACCGGACGACGACCGTCTTCAGCTTCGGCGTCGCTTGA
- a CDS encoding DUF4185 domain-containing protein has translation MPDRSGPHAQEATSDTLLDAVDPAQLPQENSSAFASAWVEPAGSYAAPGSDGDLWPTCWAEDDYVYTANGDGRGFSDDTFEDLVVNRIAGTPETGLTGERLAASAQVAAVWGDPKLFNRKPTGMVCVNGVLYLAVQDLRYGDDAFNDVPNASISRSDDHGRTWKITEQAMFTDYRFTTIMFADFGKDSEHAVPALGADDGRYVYAYGLDWNWRASFNGIVPDPIDLYLARVPDDAVQDRARWEFFVGLDDQDRPRWSSRITDKVPVLHEPMRRYPDPRPGKNGSDTIIAQGGVLYNAPLRRYLYSTWTAGGLEFFEAPQPWGPWRRFKYHNTGLGPWRRMADTEHTPKNAGYGTTMPSKYVNADGTKLWLQSNWWVGPVPEPDDNYNFNLRRVELTPYRPSRPSNSRSDDNLARSVDGVRSYQICAGSAHPHYANDGDREQHETSDDQMNKGIDFWGYLFPAQQRMNELIYVAGPADAAGGWFTAYAGGLRVQVRRDFIWHDVTGLTVTPDYPYAPSIENGTEYRFTFHDTHGDGIRLIGQPGGTDHYTSITELEVYYR, from the coding sequence GTGCCCGACCGCAGCGGACCGCACGCCCAGGAGGCCACGAGCGACACCCTGCTGGATGCGGTGGATCCAGCACAGTTGCCGCAGGAGAACAGCAGCGCGTTCGCATCGGCCTGGGTCGAACCGGCCGGCAGTTACGCCGCCCCGGGCAGCGACGGAGACCTGTGGCCGACCTGCTGGGCCGAGGACGACTACGTCTACACCGCCAACGGCGACGGCCGCGGATTCTCCGACGACACGTTCGAGGATCTGGTCGTCAACCGGATCGCCGGCACTCCCGAGACCGGTCTGACCGGCGAGCGGCTGGCGGCGTCGGCGCAGGTGGCCGCGGTCTGGGGTGACCCGAAGCTGTTCAACCGCAAGCCGACCGGGATGGTCTGTGTCAACGGCGTGCTGTACCTCGCCGTCCAGGACCTCCGCTACGGCGACGACGCCTTCAACGATGTCCCGAACGCCTCGATCAGCCGGTCCGACGACCACGGCCGGACCTGGAAGATCACCGAGCAGGCGATGTTCACCGACTACCGCTTCACCACGATCATGTTCGCCGACTTCGGCAAGGACTCCGAGCATGCGGTGCCGGCACTCGGTGCCGACGACGGACGCTACGTGTACGCCTACGGGCTGGACTGGAACTGGCGAGCCTCGTTCAACGGGATCGTCCCCGACCCGATCGACCTCTATCTGGCCAGGGTGCCCGACGACGCCGTGCAGGACCGAGCCCGCTGGGAGTTCTTCGTCGGCCTCGATGATCAGGATCGCCCGCGCTGGAGCAGCCGGATCACCGACAAGGTGCCGGTGCTGCACGAGCCGATGCGCCGATACCCCGACCCGCGGCCGGGCAAGAACGGTTCGGACACGATCATCGCCCAGGGCGGCGTGCTCTACAACGCGCCACTGCGGCGTTACCTGTACAGCACCTGGACCGCCGGCGGCCTGGAATTCTTCGAGGCACCGCAGCCGTGGGGGCCGTGGCGACGCTTCAAATATCACAACACCGGACTCGGCCCGTGGCGCCGGATGGCCGACACCGAACACACTCCGAAGAACGCCGGCTACGGCACCACGATGCCGTCGAAGTACGTGAACGCCGACGGCACCAAGCTGTGGCTGCAGAGCAACTGGTGGGTCGGACCGGTGCCGGAACCGGACGACAACTACAACTTCAATCTGCGCCGGGTGGAGTTGACCCCGTACCGGCCGAGTCGGCCGAGCAACTCCCGCAGTGACGACAATCTGGCGCGGTCCGTCGACGGCGTCCGCAGCTACCAGATCTGTGCCGGCAGCGCGCATCCGCACTATGCCAATGACGGCGACCGGGAGCAGCACGAGACCAGCGACGACCAGATGAACAAGGGCATCGATTTCTGGGGCTACCTGTTTCCCGCCCAACAGCGGATGAACGAACTGATCTACGTCGCCGGTCCGGCCGACGCCGCCGGTGGCTGGTTCACCGCCTACGCCGGCGGCCTCCGCGTCCAGGTCCGCCGCGACTTCATCTGGCACGACGTCACCGGCCTGACCGTGACCCCCGACTACCCGTACGCCCCGTCGATCGAGAACGGCACCGAATACCGCTTCACCTTCCACGACACCCACGGCGACGGCATCCGCCTGATCGGCCAACCCGGCGGCACCGACCACTACACCTCCATCACCGAACTCGAGGTCTACTACCGCTAG
- a CDS encoding MFS transporter, whose translation MQSQEGADHQQVKTESMPKVAAASFIGTTIEFFDFYAYGLAAALVLNKAFFPELDQVAGTLAAFSTYAVAFVARPLGAAIFGHFGDRIGRKSILIVSLLMMGLSTALVGVLPGYGTIGVLAPILLVILRVLQGIGLGGEWGGAALLATEHAPSGQRARWAMFPQLGPAIGFILANGSFLLARIAAPDSFATFGWRIPFLISFLLVLVGLWVRLTIAETPVFRRVMENDQVSRTPFVELITQQWKRVLLGAGVMMVQYALFYTATTYCLSYATTVLGIGQTPMLIVVMLAVIMLGIGTAVSATLADRIGRKRMLIIACSVSVVWGLVTFPLLDTKSYPLMWLALAGCLALMGLSFGPMGAYLPELFGTRYRYSGAALSYSLGGVLGGALPPLIAVKLAAGPGSFAVGVMISVIAVISLLCVTRLPETRDQDLDHATG comes from the coding sequence ATGCAATCGCAAGAAGGCGCCGACCACCAGCAGGTCAAGACAGAGTCGATGCCGAAGGTAGCCGCCGCGAGCTTTATCGGGACGACGATCGAGTTCTTCGACTTCTACGCCTACGGCCTGGCGGCGGCGTTGGTGCTGAACAAGGCGTTCTTTCCCGAGCTTGATCAGGTCGCGGGCACGCTGGCCGCGTTCTCGACGTACGCGGTGGCGTTCGTGGCCCGCCCGCTCGGCGCGGCCATCTTCGGCCACTTCGGCGACCGGATCGGCCGGAAGTCGATCTTGATCGTCTCGTTGCTGATGATGGGACTCAGTACGGCCCTGGTCGGTGTGTTGCCCGGCTACGGCACGATCGGTGTGCTGGCCCCGATCCTGCTGGTCATCCTCCGCGTGCTGCAGGGCATCGGACTCGGCGGTGAGTGGGGTGGCGCGGCGTTGCTGGCGACCGAGCATGCGCCGTCCGGGCAACGTGCCCGGTGGGCGATGTTCCCCCAGCTCGGCCCGGCGATCGGGTTCATCCTGGCCAACGGATCCTTCTTGCTGGCCCGGATCGCGGCACCGGACTCCTTCGCCACCTTCGGCTGGCGGATTCCGTTCCTGATCAGCTTCCTGCTGGTGTTGGTCGGTCTGTGGGTCCGGCTGACCATTGCCGAGACGCCGGTCTTCCGCCGGGTGATGGAGAACGATCAGGTCTCGCGGACACCGTTCGTGGAGTTGATCACCCAACAGTGGAAGCGGGTGTTGCTCGGTGCCGGCGTGATGATGGTGCAGTACGCCCTGTTCTACACCGCCACCACCTACTGCCTCAGCTACGCCACCACGGTTCTCGGGATCGGCCAGACGCCGATGCTGATCGTGGTGATGCTGGCGGTGATCATGCTCGGCATCGGTACGGCGGTCAGCGCGACGCTGGCCGATCGAATCGGACGGAAACGGATGTTGATCATCGCCTGTTCGGTCTCGGTGGTCTGGGGTCTGGTCACCTTCCCGTTGCTGGACACCAAGAGCTACCCGTTGATGTGGCTCGCGCTGGCCGGCTGTCTGGCGCTGATGGGACTGAGCTTCGGCCCGATGGGCGCCTACCTGCCCGAGCTCTTCGGCACCCGCTACCGCTACAGCGGTGCCGCGCTGTCCTACAGCCTCGGTGGTGTCCTCGGCGGTGCATTGCCGCCACTGATCGCGGTCAAGCTGGCGGCCGGGCCGGGTAGCTTCGCCGTCGGCGTGATGATCTCGGTGATCGCGGTCATCTCACTGCTCTGCGTCACCCGACTGCCCGAGACCCGCGACCAGGACCTCGATCATGCCACCGGCTGA
- a CDS encoding pyrophosphate--fructose-6-phosphate 1-phosphotransferase: protein MPTAAKKVSRIALLTAGGFAPCLSSAIGGLIERYTELAPDAEIIAYKYGYQGLLSGDSITVTDAVRQHADLLHRYGGSPIGNSRVKLTNAADLVKRGLVAEGVDPLQAAAEQLTADKVDVLHTIGGDDTNTTAADLAAYLSEHDYDLTVVGLPKTIDNDVVPIRQSLGAWTAAEQGSRFAQNIIAEHNSGSRMLIIHEVMGRNCGWLTAATAAEYHRWVGKQEWLPEIGLDGRAWDVHGVYVPEAGIDLDAEATRLRGVMDELGSVNLFISEGAGVEAIVEELQRTGAEVPRDPFGHVKLDKINPGAWFGDQFAERLGAQKVMVQKSGYFSRSAPANDQDLHLIRQMTDLAVDSALRGESGVIGQDEEQGDTLRAIEFPRIAGGKPFDVGTDWFSTLLQEIGQQPAAS, encoded by the coding sequence GTGCCCACAGCTGCCAAGAAGGTCTCCAGGATCGCGTTGCTCACGGCGGGCGGTTTTGCGCCGTGCCTGTCATCGGCCATCGGCGGCCTGATCGAGCGCTACACCGAACTGGCACCGGATGCGGAGATCATCGCCTACAAGTACGGCTACCAAGGTCTGCTGAGCGGTGACTCGATCACCGTCACCGACGCGGTACGCCAGCATGCCGATCTGCTGCATCGCTACGGCGGTTCGCCGATCGGCAATTCCCGGGTCAAGCTGACCAACGCCGCCGACCTGGTCAAGCGTGGCCTGGTCGCCGAAGGCGTCGATCCGCTGCAGGCCGCCGCCGAGCAACTGACCGCGGACAAGGTCGACGTGCTGCACACCATCGGCGGCGACGACACCAACACCACCGCCGCCGACCTCGCCGCCTATCTCTCCGAGCACGACTACGACCTGACCGTCGTCGGCCTGCCGAAGACGATCGACAACGACGTCGTCCCGATCCGGCAGTCGTTGGGTGCCTGGACGGCGGCCGAGCAGGGATCCCGTTTCGCCCAGAACATCATCGCCGAGCACAATTCCGGGTCCCGGATGCTGATCATCCACGAGGTGATGGGCCGCAACTGCGGCTGGCTGACCGCAGCCACCGCCGCCGAATACCACCGCTGGGTCGGCAAGCAGGAGTGGCTGCCCGAGATCGGCCTGGACGGGCGGGCCTGGGATGTGCACGGCGTCTACGTGCCCGAGGCGGGGATCGATCTGGACGCCGAGGCGACCCGGCTGCGGGGCGTGATGGACGAGCTCGGCTCGGTCAACCTGTTCATCTCCGAGGGCGCCGGCGTCGAGGCGATCGTGGAGGAATTGCAGCGCACCGGCGCTGAGGTCCCGCGCGATCCGTTCGGCCACGTCAAACTCGACAAGATCAACCCCGGCGCCTGGTTCGGCGATCAGTTCGCCGAACGTCTCGGTGCGCAGAAGGTGATGGTGCAGAAGTCGGGCTACTTCTCCCGCTCCGCACCGGCCAACGACCAGGATCTGCATCTGATCCGGCAGATGACCGACCTCGCCGTGGACAGTGCACTGCGGGGCGAGTCCGGCGTGATCGGGCAGGACGAGGAGCAGGGCGACACGTTGCGCGCGATCGAATTCCCGCGGATCGCCGGTGGCAAGCCGTTCGACGTCGGCACCGACTGGTTCAGCACCCTGCTGCAGGAGATCGGACAGCAGCCGGCAGCCTCCTGA
- a CDS encoding AAA family ATPase: MIGSPDTRLVVLRGNSGSGKSTVSRRLRQRLGRGVAWVEQDHLRRVVLAEHDRPGLPNIGLIDQTARYALDAGYHVVLDGILLADRYGPMINGLISDHRGRSGLFYFDIPVEETVRRHRSRPHAAEIGEGRLRSWYNAGDQLGRPGELIIGPGSAVDATVELIIGRVGFPPAPICDRTQPADHLDANS, from the coding sequence ATGATCGGCAGCCCAGACACTCGCCTCGTCGTGCTGCGAGGCAATTCCGGGTCCGGCAAATCGACGGTGAGCCGGCGGCTGCGCCAACGCTTGGGCCGCGGCGTCGCCTGGGTCGAACAAGATCATCTGCGGCGGGTCGTGCTGGCCGAACATGATCGACCCGGGCTGCCCAACATCGGTCTGATCGACCAGACTGCGCGGTACGCCCTGGACGCCGGCTATCACGTCGTGTTGGACGGGATCCTGCTGGCCGACCGGTACGGCCCGATGATCAACGGGCTGATCTCCGACCACCGAGGGCGCAGCGGCCTGTTCTACTTCGACATCCCGGTCGAGGAGACGGTCCGCCGACATCGCAGCCGACCGCACGCGGCAGAGATCGGGGAGGGCCGGCTGCGGTCCTGGTACAACGCCGGCGACCAGCTCGGCCGGCCCGGCGAGTTGATCATCGGGCCCGGGTCGGCGGTGGACGCGACGGTGGAGTTGATCATCGGTCGGGTCGGTTTCCCGCCGGCTCCGATCTGCGATCGGACGCAGCCGGCCGACCATCTGGACGCCAACAGCTGA
- a CDS encoding methionine--tRNA ligase, whose amino-acid sequence MISYITTAIPYVNARPHLGHGLELVQTDVLARHRRLRGYQVSFLTGTDDNAAKNVSAAAAAGVEVADFVATNGDAFIRLAERLGSSHDDVIRTGTDPRHRPAVTKLWQAISADLYRRDYTGGYCAGCEQFYRVEDLVDGLCPEHRIAPHQVTEQNWFFALSRYQQRIEELITSNTVSVQPAHRRAEVLSFVRSGLADFSVSRPSSRSAGWGVPVPGDESQTVYVWADALINYISAAGYGVDQDRYRSRWCAADERLHVIGKGISRFHAVYWLGLLLAAGEPLPTRISIHEYLQTGGRKISKSGSPRPSDPAIVSDPDDLLTRYGRDAVRWWLVSDVTPVGDTDFSEERLKSRYTEDLANTVGNLINRTVALAQRGLGGEVRIGPPDAVARPVPPGLQRAADLAAALPERIDVALDDFNHRQATARIIEVAAAANAAIEATRPWQHVRPAVDGDPVAREQLRTILAALLQVCRRVAVELTAFVPDGAARLLGVLGDPVAATETLRLGPAEPAFPRLAPTSDRVPSSGR is encoded by the coding sequence ATGATCAGCTACATCACCACCGCTATCCCCTATGTCAATGCCAGACCCCATCTGGGCCACGGCCTGGAGCTCGTCCAGACCGACGTGCTGGCCCGGCACCGTCGGCTGCGCGGCTACCAGGTCAGCTTCCTCACCGGCACCGACGACAATGCCGCCAAGAACGTCTCCGCCGCAGCCGCGGCTGGTGTCGAGGTCGCCGACTTCGTCGCCACCAACGGGGACGCCTTCATCCGGCTCGCCGAGAGACTGGGCAGCTCCCACGACGACGTGATCAGGACCGGCACCGATCCACGCCACCGGCCGGCGGTGACCAAACTCTGGCAGGCGATCAGCGCGGACCTGTACCGCCGCGACTACACCGGTGGCTACTGTGCCGGATGCGAACAGTTCTACCGGGTCGAGGACCTGGTCGACGGGCTCTGCCCCGAGCATCGGATCGCGCCGCATCAGGTCACCGAACAGAACTGGTTCTTCGCACTCTCCCGCTATCAGCAACGGATCGAGGAGTTGATCACCAGTAACACGGTGTCCGTCCAGCCCGCTCACCGACGAGCCGAGGTGCTGTCCTTCGTCCGCTCCGGGCTCGCCGACTTCAGTGTCTCCCGGCCGAGCAGCCGCTCCGCCGGCTGGGGCGTTCCGGTACCGGGTGACGAAAGTCAGACGGTCTACGTCTGGGCCGACGCGTTGATCAACTACATCAGCGCCGCCGGCTACGGAGTTGATCAGGACCGGTACCGCAGCCGGTGGTGTGCGGCCGACGAACGCCTACACGTCATCGGCAAGGGGATCAGTCGATTCCACGCCGTCTACTGGCTCGGTCTGCTACTGGCCGCCGGCGAACCGTTGCCGACCCGGATCTCGATCCACGAATACCTGCAGACCGGCGGCCGGAAGATCTCCAAATCCGGCTCGCCGAGACCGTCCGACCCGGCCATCGTGTCCGACCCGGACGACCTGCTCACCCGGTACGGCCGGGACGCCGTCCGCTGGTGGTTGGTCAGCGATGTCACGCCGGTCGGCGACACCGACTTCAGCGAGGAACGGCTCAAGTCCCGCTACACCGAGGACCTGGCCAACACCGTCGGCAACCTGATCAACCGGACCGTCGCGCTGGCGCAGCGTGGTCTCGGCGGCGAGGTGCGGATCGGGCCGCCCGATGCCGTGGCCCGCCCCGTTCCGCCGGGGCTGCAGCGGGCCGCTGATCTCGCGGCGGCGCTGCCGGAGCGGATCGACGTCGCACTGGACGACTTCAACCATCGGCAGGCGACGGCCCGCATCATCGAGGTGGCCGCCGCAGCCAACGCCGCGATCGAGGCGACCCGACCGTGGCAGCATGTCCGGCCGGCGGTCGACGGCGACCCGGTTGCCCGCGAACAGCTCAGAACGATCTTGGCGGCGCTGCTGCAGGTCTGCCGTCGGGTCGCCGTCGAGTTGACCGCGTTCGTCCCGGATGGTGCCGCGCGCCTGCTCGGAGTGCTCGGCGACCCGGTAGCGGCGACCGAGACGCTGCGGCTCGGACCGGCAGAGCCCGCCTTTCCCCGGCTCGCGCCGACTTCCGACCGGGTTCCGTCATCCGGTCGATAG
- a CDS encoding SDR family NAD(P)-dependent oxidoreductase, whose amino-acid sequence MRFDDQVVFITGAAHGIGAATARRLHQEGARVAIADHDRDAAERTAADLAERALAVTCDVHDRDSVDAAIAATLETFGRLDQLVAVAGGSAPMPDFAEQSDELWNDLIDLNLTGVMRCIRAALPALQCSDRPAVVMVSSVNGLAAFGEESYGAAKAGLSNLAKNLAVRYGPRRIRFNVVAPGTIRTRVWDHQPGSLERLKRFYPLGRVGEPEDIAAAVAFLGSADASWITGITLPVEGGAMAGPLHFSGRAFNDPDQ is encoded by the coding sequence ATGCGATTCGATGATCAGGTCGTCTTCATCACCGGCGCTGCGCACGGTATCGGTGCGGCGACCGCTCGCCGGTTGCACCAGGAGGGAGCCCGGGTCGCGATCGCTGATCATGATCGCGACGCCGCCGAACGGACCGCCGCGGACCTGGCGGAGCGGGCGCTGGCGGTGACCTGCGACGTTCATGATCGGGACTCGGTGGACGCCGCGATCGCCGCCACCCTGGAGACGTTCGGGCGGTTGGACCAGTTGGTCGCGGTGGCCGGAGGCTCGGCCCCGATGCCGGACTTCGCCGAGCAGTCCGACGAACTGTGGAACGACCTGATCGACCTCAACCTGACCGGAGTGATGCGCTGCATCCGGGCGGCGCTGCCGGCCCTGCAGTGCAGCGATCGCCCGGCTGTCGTGATGGTCTCCTCGGTCAACGGGCTGGCCGCCTTCGGCGAGGAGTCCTACGGTGCGGCGAAGGCCGGATTGTCCAACCTGGCCAAGAATCTTGCGGTCCGGTACGGTCCGCGGAGAATCAGATTCAACGTCGTCGCACCGGGCACCATTCGGACCCGGGTCTGGGACCATCAGCCCGGATCACTGGAGCGGTTGAAGCGGTTCTATCCGCTGGGGCGGGTCGGCGAGCCGGAGGACATCGCTGCCGCGGTCGCGTTCCTGGGCTCCGCGGATGCGAGTTGGATCACCGGCATCACGCTGCCGGTCGAAGGCGGTGCGATGGCCGGGCCGTTGCATTTCTCCGGCCGGGCCTTCAACGATCCGGACCAGTGA
- the soxR gene encoding redox-sensitive transcriptional activator SoxR, producing the protein MHTTDLLAIGDLSARSGVAPSAIRFYETHGLIHSERTTGNQRRFRRTTLRRLAFIRTAQRVGLSLEEISAALSTLPEGRTPTRADWARLSKDWRPRLDEQIQRLVNLRDKLDGCIGCGCLSLQRCALQNPDDEAATTGVGARYLEPVAAGG; encoded by the coding sequence ATGCACACGACCGATCTCCTGGCCATCGGAGACCTCTCGGCACGTTCGGGGGTCGCGCCGTCGGCGATCAGGTTCTACGAAACGCACGGGCTGATCCACTCCGAACGCACCACCGGCAATCAGCGCCGGTTCCGCCGTACGACGCTGCGCCGGCTGGCGTTCATCAGGACCGCACAGCGGGTCGGGCTCAGCCTGGAGGAGATCAGCGCGGCACTGTCGACGCTGCCCGAGGGACGGACTCCGACCCGTGCCGACTGGGCGCGGCTGTCGAAGGACTGGCGTCCGCGGCTGGACGAACAGATCCAACGGCTGGTCAATCTGCGGGACAAGCTCGACGGCTGCATCGGCTGCGGCTGCCTGAGCCTGCAGCGATGCGCATTGCAGAATCCGGACGACGAGGCGGCGACGACCGGTGTCGGCGCACGGTATCTGGAACCGGTCGCGGCGGGGGGCTGA
- a CDS encoding L-threonylcarbamoyladenylate synthase: MARYFDVHPQDPQRRTIGQAVELIKDGGLVAYPTDSCYALGCQLGNKEGLERIREIRSLDDKHHFTLICRDFSQLGQFVQIDNAIFRSIKAATPGSYTFILPATKEVPRRMLHPKKKTVGARIPDHRVVQALLAELGEPLVSSTLLLPGQEDPMTQGWEIKEALDNQIDAVIDSGDCGPDPTTVVDFRSPQPEIVRRGAGDPSLFE; the protein is encoded by the coding sequence ATGGCACGCTACTTCGACGTACACCCCCAGGATCCGCAGCGGCGCACGATCGGTCAGGCAGTCGAGTTGATCAAGGATGGCGGGCTGGTCGCCTATCCGACCGATTCCTGCTACGCCCTGGGCTGCCAGTTGGGCAACAAGGAAGGGTTGGAGCGGATCCGCGAGATCCGCAGCCTGGACGACAAGCATCACTTCACGTTGATCTGCCGGGACTTCTCCCAGCTCGGCCAGTTCGTCCAGATCGACAATGCGATCTTCCGCAGCATCAAGGCCGCCACACCGGGCAGCTACACCTTCATCCTGCCGGCCACCAAGGAAGTGCCGCGCCGGATGCTGCACCCGAAGAAGAAGACGGTCGGCGCACGGATCCCCGATCATCGGGTGGTGCAGGCGCTGCTCGCCGAGCTCGGTGAACCGCTGGTGTCCTCGACGCTGCTGTTGCCCGGTCAGGAGGATCCGATGACCCAGGGCTGGGAGATCAAGGAAGCGCTGGACAACCAGATCGACGCCGTCATCGACTCCGGCGACTGCGGACCGGACCCGACGACGGTGGTCGACTTCCGCTCACCGCAGCCCGAGATCGTACGGCGTGGTGCGGGGGACCCGTCGTTGTTCGAGTGA